One genomic segment of Ricinus communis isolate WT05 ecotype wild-type chromosome 5, ASM1957865v1, whole genome shotgun sequence includes these proteins:
- the LOC8264084 gene encoding uncharacterized protein LOC8264084, which yields MENPTINFVQNSLINPYKSKENYPQKAKGMSFFAFVFSIFIYVSIFYIFNLSPSKLFNTSKFWFFISNTLIIIILVDYGTFSSSSKERQQHDLYQEYIMIRRQRSAPSFNRSCSHVIKTCKPEEEVKEFGEKKKLTHQRIKLPDKRLSVGPESSGPKMPAKTNSQGKKTEKHCTFNIEDKKLESATKHDCNSEGGDKEKAMTKTLLRSKSEIAKRVVIDESKNIVRTVATEKYDTISPDSIDEEEENNEYANMSDEELNRRVEEFIQRFNRQIRLQRDVY from the coding sequence ATGGAAAACCcaacaataaattttgttCAAAACTCGCTCATCAATCCTTACAAATCAAAAGAGAACTACCCACAAAAGGCAAAAGGGATGtccttctttgcatttgtttTCTCTATATTTATCTACGTCTCTATCTTCTATATCTTCAACCTCTCCCCTTCAAAACTCTTCAACACTTCCAAGTTTTGGTTCTTTATTTCCAATACTCTCATTATCATCATTTTAGTAGATTATGGTACATTCTCTTCCTCCTCAAAAGAAAGACAGCAGCATGATCTTTACCAAGAGTACATAATGATCAGAAGGCAACGAAGTGCTCCATCATTCAACAGAAGCTGTTCTCACGTTATCAAGACATGCAAACCCGAAGAAGAGGTTAAGGAGTttggagaaaagaagaaacttaCCCATCAAAGAATCAAACTTCCTGATAAAAGATTGTCAGTTGGTCCTGAAAGTAGCGGACCTAAAATGCCTGCTAAAACCAATTCTCAAGGCAAGAAAACTGAAAAGCATTGCACATTCAATATTGAAGACAAGAAGCTTGAAAGTGCAACAAAACATGATTGTAATAGTGAAGGCGGTGACAAGGAGAAGGCAATGACAAAAACATTGCTACGTAGTAAATCAGAAATTGCTAAAAGGGTAGTGATTGACGAGAGTAAGAACATTGTTAGAACGGTAGCAACAGAAAAATATGATACAATATCACCGGACTCTatagatgaagaagaagaaaataatgagtATGCAAATATGTCGGATGAAGAATTAAACAGAAGAGTTGAGGAGTTTATTCAAAGATTCAATAGGCAGATTCGGCTTCAAAGAGATGTTTATtag